The following are encoded in a window of Prochlorococcus marinus CUG1417 genomic DNA:
- a CDS encoding FAD-binding oxidoreductase — MKNNNNLLEIPNINSRDAKLKELIYDIDDSLFKNGNYIKEKFEHLCVCSGGTTSSCAKNGFTTLDLRKNYSKIHLDRKSNLVTIGGGVIMGDLINHLQKHDRSFPIGLSKLPGAGYILTGGVSPLSRAHGLAIDNIESIKGFLGNGTFISLKKNQINPEKQLIWEAIKGAAPFFSIITEIELKTFQSNPIKVIEGFVNLAELSEIIKLSEEFPENISLQWIYAQKIYVYVFAELKNNLEDKRTEKSLMPLDKFPALEKRFYESFNKINFFPKELNLYELNAKNHSEVISLLGEDLKNDIPIFIKCLNEIMDNKPNDSCYVASQQLGCKTKKLNNGSSFFVHRKSTWKPWIYTSWKKNDLQEKEVALNWIYKSWSKLKRFYPNIHLAQLHNHLNSHEEELTLAFGNRMNELKTLKNIFDPQGILPPL; from the coding sequence GTGAAAAATAATAATAACTTGCTTGAAATTCCAAATATTAACTCAAGGGACGCAAAGTTAAAGGAATTAATTTATGACATTGATGATTCCTTATTTAAAAATGGTAATTACATTAAGGAAAAATTCGAGCATCTTTGTGTATGTAGTGGAGGTACAACCTCTAGCTGTGCTAAAAATGGTTTTACGACTCTTGATCTAAGAAAAAATTACAGCAAAATTCACCTAGACAGAAAAAGCAATTTAGTAACAATTGGTGGTGGAGTAATAATGGGGGATCTAATAAATCATTTACAAAAACATGATCGAAGTTTTCCTATTGGACTTTCTAAACTTCCAGGAGCTGGCTATATACTTACTGGTGGAGTAAGTCCACTTAGTAGAGCCCATGGATTAGCTATTGATAATATTGAATCTATTAAAGGCTTCTTGGGTAATGGCACATTTATCTCTTTAAAAAAAAATCAAATAAATCCAGAAAAACAACTAATTTGGGAAGCGATTAAAGGAGCCGCACCCTTCTTCTCAATTATTACCGAGATAGAACTTAAGACTTTCCAATCTAATCCAATTAAGGTTATTGAAGGATTTGTAAATCTAGCTGAACTTTCAGAAATAATAAAACTATCAGAGGAATTTCCAGAAAATATTAGTCTTCAATGGATTTATGCTCAAAAAATTTACGTATATGTTTTTGCTGAACTAAAAAATAATTTAGAGGATAAAAGAACAGAAAAATCCTTAATGCCTCTAGACAAATTTCCCGCTTTAGAAAAAAGATTTTATGAGAGCTTTAACAAAATAAATTTCTTCCCGAAGGAATTGAATTTATATGAGCTTAATGCAAAAAACCATTCTGAGGTAATTAGTCTACTTGGAGAAGATTTAAAAAATGATATCCCAATTTTTATAAAATGTTTGAATGAAATAATGGACAATAAGCCTAATGATTCCTGTTATGTTGCTTCTCAACAACTAGGGTGCAAAACTAAAAAGTTAAATAATGGCTCAAGCTTTTTTGTTCACAGAAAAAGCACTTGGAAACCATGGATATATACATCATGGAAAAAAAATGATCTTCAAGAAAAGGAAGTGGCTTTGAACTGGATTTATAAATCGTGGAGTAAACTAAAAAGGTTTTATCCAAATATTCACTTGGCCCAATTGCATAATCATTTAAATTCTCATGAGGAAGAACTTACATTAGCTTTTGGAAATAGAATGAATGAATTAAAAACTTTAAAGAATATTTTTGATCCGCAAGGTATTTTGCCTCCTTTATAA
- a CDS encoding sirohydrochlorin chelatase, translating to MDNLDSKLNNQVAILICGHGSRNKLAIAEFQELTKLIQKRYPSSLVEYGFLEFAKPSLIDALDKLRGQSIKKVIAIPAMLFAAGHVKNDIPSLLMNYSSKTGIEIIYGRELGINNLMISAACERVKDVFKQNNTLKPEESLLVVVGRGSSDPDANSNVSKITRMIVEGIGLGWGETVFSGVTFPLVEPGLKNVVRLGYKNIIIFPYFLFSGVLVTRIKRQSDLVAINNPHISFIHAKYLSSQSYVVDTFVERIEEILNNEDKNFMNCSTCKYRSNLFGFEKEVGMIQESHHDHVQGLGISCDLCDPECNGACEIQNQIPPHKQEKSNLGEGDYPEHEDVEAHQHEHNHHHHHHSVYPNSKHPLGPVTLRLPNEDQILRKSVENN from the coding sequence TTGGATAATTTAGATTCGAAGTTAAATAATCAAGTCGCGATTCTTATCTGTGGACACGGGAGTAGAAATAAACTAGCCATTGCTGAATTTCAAGAATTAACTAAACTCATCCAAAAAAGATATCCATCTAGTTTAGTTGAATATGGTTTCTTGGAATTTGCCAAACCCTCTCTTATTGATGCTTTAGACAAGTTAAGAGGTCAGTCTATAAAAAAAGTAATTGCAATACCCGCGATGCTTTTTGCTGCTGGCCATGTAAAAAACGATATTCCTAGCCTACTCATGAATTATTCAAGTAAAACAGGTATTGAAATAATTTATGGAAGAGAATTAGGTATTAATAATTTAATGATTAGTGCAGCTTGTGAAAGAGTGAAAGATGTATTTAAACAAAATAATACTCTCAAACCTGAAGAATCATTATTAGTAGTTGTTGGAAGAGGCTCTTCTGACCCAGACGCTAATTCCAATGTTTCAAAAATTACGAGAATGATCGTAGAGGGTATTGGTTTAGGGTGGGGGGAAACAGTTTTTTCTGGAGTAACTTTCCCTCTTGTTGAACCTGGCTTGAAAAATGTTGTGAGACTTGGTTATAAGAATATAATTATTTTCCCTTATTTCCTTTTTTCAGGAGTGCTTGTCACAAGAATAAAAAGGCAAAGTGATTTGGTCGCGATTAATAATCCACATATTTCATTTATACATGCAAAATATCTCTCATCACAGTCTTATGTTGTCGATACTTTTGTAGAAAGGATTGAAGAGATTCTTAATAACGAGGATAAGAATTTTATGAATTGCTCAACTTGTAAGTATAGATCAAATTTATTTGGCTTTGAAAAAGAAGTAGGAATGATACAAGAAAGTCATCATGACCATGTACAAGGTTTGGGTATAAGCTGTGATTTATGTGATCCTGAATGCAATGGTGCTTGTGAAATACAAAATCAAATCCCACCTCATAAACAAGAAAAGTCAAACCTAGGAGAAGGCGATTACCCAGAACATGAAGATGTCGAGGCTCATCAACATGAACATAATCACCATCACCATCACCATAGTGTTTATCCAAATTCAAAACACCCGTTGGGCCCTGTCACGCTTCGCTTGCCTAATGAAGATCAAATCTTAAGAAAATCCGTTGAAAATAACTGA